Proteins encoded by one window of Superficieibacter sp. HKU1:
- a CDS encoding AraC family transcriptional regulator: MNGKIQFSHVKNETTYNIPLVLEENVISSGISLISLWHTLADESYRVIWPRDKKKPLIANSWVAVYTLQGCGKIILTDNSEIILNGNCVIFLKPMDIKSYHCDGLLWEQYWMEFVPTSVMEIPLLQQAIIYNGDAFKDELNEVASLIASRNPLKNNLAVAFLTKIIYQWICLIFENGTKDRQLIQIEKLISLLHSDLQRQWSVTEMAQWMQCSEQYLRRLFLRYTGKTPKEYYLDARLDLALSLLKQEGNSVSNVADVLNFFDSFHFSKAFKRKFGYAPSAVLRQRK, translated from the coding sequence ATGAATGGAAAAATTCAATTTTCGCATGTAAAAAACGAAACTACGTACAATATCCCGTTAGTTCTTGAAGAAAATGTGATCTCAAGCGGAATTTCGCTCATCTCGCTGTGGCATACCCTTGCCGATGAGAGCTACCGCGTCATATGGCCCCGCGATAAGAAAAAACCATTAATCGCGAATTCATGGGTAGCCGTTTACACCCTTCAGGGCTGCGGGAAAATCATTCTTACCGACAATTCCGAAATTATCCTTAATGGCAATTGCGTTATATTCTTAAAACCAATGGATATAAAATCCTATCATTGCGATGGTTTACTTTGGGAACAATACTGGATGGAATTTGTCCCTACCAGCGTTATGGAAATTCCTTTATTACAGCAGGCTATTATTTATAACGGCGATGCGTTTAAGGATGAACTTAATGAAGTTGCCAGCCTGATTGCCAGCCGTAATCCATTAAAAAATAATCTGGCCGTTGCCTTTCTTACGAAGATTATCTACCAGTGGATTTGCCTGATTTTTGAAAACGGTACTAAAGACCGGCAGCTTATCCAGATAGAAAAGCTGATTAGCCTGCTGCATTCGGATCTGCAAAGACAGTGGAGCGTAACGGAGATGGCCCAGTGGATGCAGTGTAGCGAGCAGTATTTACGCCGCCTGTTTTTACGTTATACCGGGAAAACGCCAAAGGAATATTATCTGGATGCGCGGCTGGATCTTGCGCTGTCGCTGCTTAAGCAGGAGGGAAATTCGGTGAGCAACGTGGCCGACGTGCTGAATTTTTTTGACTCATTTCACTTCAGCAAAGCGTTTAAGCGGAAATTTGGCTATGCGCCGTCGGCGGTGCTGCGGCAGAGGAAATAA
- a CDS encoding solute:sodium symporter family transporter: MNATQILSFVGFTLLVAVITWWKVRKADTGSQQGYFLAGRSLKAPVIAASLMLTNLSTEQLVGLSGQAYKSGMSVMGWEVTSAVTLILLALIFLPRYLQRGIATIPDFLEERYDKTTRIIIDFCFLIATGICFLPIVLYSGALALNSLFHVGESLGLSQGAAIWLLVVLLGLAGILYAVIGGLRAMAIADSINGIGLVIGGLMVPIFGLIAMGGGSFLQGIERLTTVHAEKLNSIGSNSDPLPIGAAFTGLILVNTFYWCTNQGIVQRTLASKSLAEGQKGALLTAVLKMLDPLILVLPGLIAFHLYQDLPSADMAYPTLVNKVMPLPLVGFFGAVLFGAVISTFNGFLNSASTLFSMGIYRRIINENAQPDQLVRTGRKFGLFIAVVSVLVAPWIANAPQGLYSWMKQLNGIYNVPLVTIIIMGFFFPRIPALAAKVAMFLGIVSYITINYLVKFDFHFLYVLACTFCINVVVMLIIGAIKPRATPFKFQDAFAVDMKPWKNVKIASVGILFAMIGVYSGLAQYGGYGTRWLTIVSYGITAVVVIYLIIDSWRNRHTLAVTSASDVKENL, from the coding sequence ATGAATGCTACGCAAATTTTGAGCTTTGTCGGATTTACTTTACTGGTGGCCGTTATCACCTGGTGGAAAGTGCGCAAAGCGGATACCGGCTCGCAACAAGGTTACTTCCTGGCCGGACGTTCGCTTAAGGCACCCGTGATCGCCGCTTCCCTGATGTTAACGAACCTCTCAACCGAACAACTGGTGGGACTCTCCGGTCAGGCTTACAAAAGCGGAATGTCGGTGATGGGCTGGGAGGTCACCTCCGCCGTCACGCTAATCCTGCTGGCGCTGATTTTTCTGCCGCGTTATTTGCAGCGCGGTATCGCCACTATCCCCGATTTTCTTGAAGAGCGTTACGATAAAACCACGCGCATTATTATCGATTTTTGCTTCCTTATCGCGACCGGCATCTGCTTCCTGCCGATTGTCCTCTACTCCGGCGCGCTGGCGCTCAACAGCCTCTTTCATGTCGGCGAATCGCTGGGTCTCTCGCAGGGCGCGGCGATCTGGCTGCTGGTTGTGCTGCTGGGGCTGGCCGGGATTTTGTATGCCGTCATCGGCGGCCTGCGGGCGATGGCGATTGCCGACTCGATTAACGGCATCGGGCTGGTGATTGGCGGCCTGATGGTGCCGATCTTCGGTTTAATCGCCATGGGCGGCGGCAGTTTCCTCCAGGGAATTGAACGGCTCACCACCGTTCACGCGGAAAAACTCAACTCGATTGGCAGCAACTCCGACCCGCTGCCGATTGGCGCGGCGTTTACCGGCCTGATTCTGGTGAATACCTTCTACTGGTGTACCAACCAGGGCATTGTACAGCGAACGCTGGCGTCGAAAAGCCTGGCGGAAGGGCAGAAAGGCGCGCTGTTGACGGCAGTGCTTAAAATGCTCGATCCGCTGATTCTGGTGCTGCCCGGCTTAATCGCCTTTCATCTGTACCAGGATTTGCCGAGTGCCGATATGGCCTATCCGACGCTGGTGAATAAGGTCATGCCGTTGCCGTTGGTCGGCTTTTTCGGTGCGGTTCTGTTTGGCGCGGTGATCAGTACCTTTAACGGTTTTTTGAACAGTGCCAGTACGCTATTCAGCATGGGAATTTACCGGCGCATCATCAACGAAAATGCACAGCCGGACCAACTGGTGCGCACAGGGCGCAAATTCGGTCTGTTTATCGCGGTGGTGTCGGTGCTGGTAGCACCGTGGATCGCTAATGCGCCGCAGGGCCTGTATAGCTGGATGAAGCAGCTTAATGGTATTTATAACGTACCGCTGGTGACGATTATTATTATGGGCTTTTTCTTCCCGCGTATTCCCGCGCTGGCAGCGAAGGTAGCCATGTTCCTCGGCATCGTCAGCTATATCACCATCAACTATCTGGTGAAGTTCGATTTCCATTTTCTCTATGTACTGGCCTGCACGTTCTGCATCAATGTGGTGGTGATGTTGATCATCGGCGCGATCAAACCGCGCGCCACCCCGTTCAAATTCCAGGACGCTTTTGCCGTGGATATGAAGCCGTGGAAAAACGTGAAGATCGCCTCCGTTGGCATACTGTTCGCGATGATTGGCGTCTATTCCGGCCTTGCACAATATGGCGGCTACGGTACGCGCTGGCTGACTATCGTCAGTTATGGCATCACCGCCGTCGTGGTGATTTACCTGATTATTGATAGCTGGCGCAACCGCCATACTCTTGCGGTGACGTCTGCATCTGACGTTAAGGAAAATTTATGA
- a CDS encoding sulfatase-like hydrolase/transferase translates to MSRPNFLFIMTDTQATNMVGCYSGKPLNTHHIDRLAGEGIRFNSAYTCAPVCTPARAGLFTGIYSNQSGPWTNNVAPGKNISTMGRYFKDAGYHTCYIGKWHLDGHDYFGTGACPPEWDADYWYDGANYLAELSEEEIGLWRNGLNSVEDLNANHIDETFTWAHRISNRAVDFLQQPARDDEPFLMVVSYDEPHHPFTCPVEYLEKYADFYYDLGEKAHDDLHNKPEHHRLWAQAMPSPVGADGRYHHPMYFACNDFVDDQIGRVIDALTPEQRDNTWVIYTSDHGEMMGAHKLISKGAAMYDDITRIPLIMRPPHGKPTQVNTPVSHIDLLPTMMALAGIEKPAILPGENILNAPETRGVMVEFNRYEIEHDSFGGFIPVRCWVTDRYKLVLNLFTSDELYDRHNDPDELRNLIDEPSLADVRNQMHDALLDYMDKIRDPFRTYQWSLRPWRKDAQPRWMGAFRPRPEDGYSPVVRDYDTGLPTQGVKVEEKKQKF, encoded by the coding sequence ATGAGTCGCCCCAATTTTTTGTTCATCATGACCGACACGCAGGCCACCAATATGGTGGGCTGCTACAGCGGCAAGCCGCTCAACACCCACCATATCGATCGGCTCGCGGGGGAGGGTATTCGCTTTAATTCCGCTTATACCTGCGCCCCGGTTTGCACGCCTGCTCGCGCGGGCCTGTTTACCGGCATCTATTCTAATCAGTCAGGACCGTGGACCAATAACGTCGCTCCCGGCAAAAACATTTCGACGATGGGGCGCTATTTTAAAGACGCGGGCTACCACACCTGCTATATCGGTAAATGGCACCTGGACGGTCACGACTATTTCGGCACCGGCGCTTGCCCGCCGGAATGGGATGCAGATTACTGGTATGACGGGGCTAATTACCTGGCAGAACTGAGCGAGGAGGAGATTGGCCTCTGGCGCAACGGATTGAATAGCGTTGAAGATTTAAACGCTAATCATATCGATGAGACATTCACCTGGGCGCATCGTATCAGCAATCGCGCTGTGGATTTTCTGCAACAGCCCGCGCGCGATGATGAACCCTTCCTGATGGTGGTCTCCTATGATGAGCCGCATCACCCTTTCACCTGCCCGGTGGAGTATCTGGAGAAGTACGCGGACTTTTATTACGACCTCGGGGAAAAAGCACACGACGATTTGCACAACAAACCTGAGCACCACCGCCTGTGGGCGCAGGCGATGCCATCGCCGGTGGGAGCGGACGGGCGCTATCATCATCCGATGTATTTTGCCTGCAACGATTTTGTCGACGATCAGATTGGCCGGGTCATCGACGCCCTGACGCCGGAGCAGCGTGACAATACCTGGGTCATTTATACCTCCGATCACGGCGAAATGATGGGCGCGCACAAGCTCATCAGTAAAGGCGCGGCAATGTATGACGATATCACCCGCATCCCGCTGATTATGCGTCCGCCGCATGGCAAGCCGACGCAGGTAAACACCCCGGTCAGCCATATCGATTTGCTGCCAACGATGATGGCGCTGGCAGGCATCGAGAAGCCAGCGATTCTGCCGGGCGAGAATATCCTCAACGCGCCTGAAACGCGCGGCGTGATGGTGGAATTCAACCGTTATGAGATTGAGCATGACAGCTTCGGCGGTTTTATTCCGGTGCGCTGCTGGGTGACCGATCGCTATAAACTGGTGCTCAACCTGTTTACCAGCGATGAACTGTACGATCGGCACAACGATCCCGACGAGTTACGCAACCTTATCGATGAACCGTCACTCGCCGACGTGCGTAACCAGATGCACGATGCGCTGCTGGATTATATGGATAAGATCCGCGATCCGTTCCGCACCTATCAATGGAGCCTGCGTCCGTGGCGCAAGGACGCCCAGCCGCGCTGGATGGGCGCTTTCCGCCCGCGTCCCGAAGACGGCTATTCGCCGGTGGTGCGCGATTACGACACCGGGCTACCGACGCAAGGCGTCAAGGTGGAAGAGAAGAAGCAGAAGTTTTAA
- a CDS encoding DUF202 domain-containing protein, with translation MKISRLGEAPDYRFSLANERTFLAWIRTALGFLAAGVGLDQLAPDFATPAIRELLALLLCLFAGGLSIYGYLRWLRNEKAMRLKEDLPYTRTLLVISIILLLVVIIVMALVLYGG, from the coding sequence ATGAAAATTTCTCGCCTCGGAGAAGCGCCAGATTACCGCTTCTCGCTGGCCAATGAACGTACTTTTCTGGCGTGGATCCGTACTGCGCTGGGCTTTCTGGCGGCGGGCGTCGGGCTCGACCAGCTTGCGCCGGATTTCGCCACGCCCGCCATCCGCGAGCTGCTGGCCCTGTTGCTTTGCCTGTTCGCAGGGGGACTGTCGATTTATGGCTATCTGCGCTGGCTGCGTAATGAGAAGGCGATGCGGCTAAAAGAGGATTTACCCTATACCCGCACTTTACTGGTCATCAGCATTATTTTGCTGCTCGTGGTGATCATTGTGATGGCGCTGGTGCTGTATGGCGGATAA
- a CDS encoding DUF202 domain-containing protein yields MADNRKARRESDPGLQPERTSLAWFRTLLGYSALMALAVKHHWHEAGALFWVSIAVLIVVAALIWHYTRSRSLMDVELDDFAQPRVVRDKFLISLAVLSLALLFAVTHIRQLVLLIQHYL; encoded by the coding sequence ATGGCGGATAACCGCAAAGCCCGCCGCGAATCCGATCCCGGTCTGCAACCAGAACGCACTTCTCTGGCCTGGTTTCGTACATTATTGGGCTATAGCGCGCTGATGGCGCTGGCAGTAAAGCACCACTGGCATGAAGCCGGGGCGCTATTCTGGGTTTCAATTGCCGTGCTGATCGTGGTCGCCGCGCTGATCTGGCACTATACCCGCAGCCGCAGCCTGATGGACGTAGAGCTCGACGATTTCGCGCAGCCGCGCGTGGTACGTGACAAATTTTTGATCTCCCTCGCGGTCCTGTCGCTCGCATTGTTGTTTGCTGTTACGCATATACGTCAGCTTGTATTACTGATTCAACATTACCTTTGA
- a CDS encoding radical SAM protein: MEDATFEPYLHRLKDIRITLSVSQQPQRVYRYLRERHLSRIHFSPLVERDEDGHLSAASVTGEAWGNFLSTIFGIWVREDIGRISIPLFDDTLTVWREFQHRDAVQETLSATCRNCTQLRFCQGCGIASDSVLCSGYRQFFTYSAPYMRVMRDLIKQHRSPMELMALLR, from the coding sequence ATGGAAGATGCCACCTTTGAGCCTTACCTCCACCGACTGAAAGACATACGGATCACTCTTTCGGTTAGCCAACAGCCGCAGCGGGTCTACCGCTATCTGCGTGAACGTCACCTGTCGCGTATTCACTTCTCTCCGCTGGTGGAACGGGATGAAGACGGGCATCTCAGCGCAGCATCGGTAACGGGAGAGGCGTGGGGAAATTTCTTAAGTACGATCTTCGGCATCTGGGTCAGAGAGGATATCGGGCGCATATCGATACCGCTATTTGACGATACGCTTACCGTCTGGCGGGAGTTCCAGCATCGCGATGCGGTGCAGGAAACATTATCCGCGACATGCCGTAACTGTACGCAGTTACGCTTTTGCCAGGGATGCGGGATAGCGAGCGACAGTGTTTTATGCAGCGGCTACCGCCAGTTTTTCACCTACAGCGCGCCGTACATGCGGGTGATGCGTGACCTCATCAAACAGCATCGTTCGCCGATGGAGTTAATGGCGCTGCTGCGCTGA
- a CDS encoding DMT family transporter translates to MTLTVFCVLLFAALLHASWNAIVKAGSDKLYSAISVSGSAALIALIMLPFSAQPTLASVPYLIASCALQVVYTVLVAKTYQISDMSQTYPLMRGTAPLLVALISVTLLGEHLSELAWTGIGVICMAILAMAFSGHFRLQKGVWLALLNACFIAGYTLVDGNGVRVSGTALGYTLWTFFMNGACLLSWAMLARRHDATRYLVRHWKKGIPGGIGTMGSYGLALWAMTQAPLAVVAALRETSILFGALIAAVFLKERVTPLRVLAACGIAAGAILLRLA, encoded by the coding sequence ATGACCCTCACCGTTTTCTGTGTCCTGCTTTTCGCGGCGCTTCTGCATGCGAGCTGGAATGCCATCGTTAAAGCAGGCAGCGACAAACTCTACTCCGCGATTAGCGTGAGCGGCTCTGCGGCGCTTATCGCGCTGATCATGCTGCCCTTTTCTGCTCAGCCAACGCTGGCGAGCGTGCCGTATCTGATTGCCTCCTGTGCGTTACAGGTGGTGTACACCGTTCTGGTCGCAAAAACCTATCAAATCTCGGACATGAGTCAGACTTACCCGCTAATGCGCGGTACGGCCCCGCTGCTGGTCGCGCTGATAAGCGTGACGCTTCTCGGCGAACATCTTTCCGAACTGGCGTGGACAGGCATCGGCGTGATCTGCATGGCCATTCTTGCGATGGCCTTTAGCGGCCATTTTCGCCTGCAAAAAGGGGTCTGGCTCGCCCTGCTCAACGCCTGTTTCATTGCAGGCTATACGCTGGTTGACGGCAACGGTGTACGCGTTTCCGGCACCGCGCTCGGCTATACGTTATGGACCTTTTTTATGAACGGGGCCTGCCTGCTGAGCTGGGCGATGCTGGCTCGTCGACATGACGCCACGCGCTATCTGGTACGCCACTGGAAGAAAGGTATTCCCGGCGGCATTGGCACGATGGGATCTTACGGTCTGGCGCTATGGGCGATGACACAGGCCCCGCTGGCAGTTGTCGCCGCGCTGCGTGAAACGTCGATTCTGTTTGGCGCGCTCATCGCTGCGGTTTTTCTGAAGGAGCGGGTGACGCCGCTGCGCGTGCTGGCTGCCTGCGGAATAGCGGCGGGGGCGATACTGTTACGGCTGGCGTGA
- the tisB gene encoding type I toxin-antitoxin system toxin TisB translates to MGEMDMVILILKLIVALLQLLDAVLKYLR, encoded by the coding sequence ATGGGCGAAATGGATATGGTCATTCTTATCCTGAAACTCATTGTTGCCTTGCTGCAACTGCTTGATGCTGTCCTGAAATACCTGCGGTAA
- the ivbL gene encoding ilvB operon leader peptide IvbL — MNPSMLNTTLLATALPAAAVVVRVVVVVGNAP, encoded by the coding sequence ATGAACCCTTCCATGCTGAACACGACGCTACTAGCAACCGCGCTACCCGCTGCGGCTGTCGTCGTACGTGTGGTGGTGGTCGTCGGCAATGCGCCGTAG
- the ilvB gene encoding acetolactate synthase large subunit — MASSGTISHTTRYTGAQLIVHLLERQGITTVAGIPGGTVLPLYDALSQSKIIRHVLARHEQGAGFIAQGMARTEGKPAVCIACSGPGATNLVTAIADARLDSIPLVCITGQVPASMIGTDAFQEVDTYGISIPITKHNYLVRTIAELPQVISDAFRIAQSGRPGPVWIDIPKDVQTAEIELSELPEPGGRAPAPAFETQSILAAAAMINAAARPVLYLGGGTINASEQVRQLAEKANLPTTMTLLALGMLPKAHPLSLGMLGMHGARSTNFILQESDLLIVLGARFDDRAIGKTAEFCPNAKIIHVDIDRAELGKIKQPHVAIQADVAEVLDALIPHIERQPREAWRTLVADLQREFPGAIPQAGDPLSHYGLINAVAACVNDSAIVTTDVGQHQMWTAQAYPLNRPRQWLTSGGLGTMGFGLPAAVGAALANPDRKILCFSGDGSLMMNIQEMATAAENNLDVKIILMNNDALGMVHQQQSLFYKQGVFAATYPGSVNFMQIAAGFGLQTCDLNAESDPQAALQAMISRPGPALIHVRIDAGEKVYPMVPPGAANTEMVGE; from the coding sequence ATGGCAAGTTCGGGCACAATATCGCACACCACGCGCTACACCGGCGCGCAGTTAATCGTTCATTTACTGGAGCGTCAGGGCATTACCACGGTGGCGGGTATTCCCGGCGGGACGGTACTTCCTCTCTATGATGCGTTAAGCCAGAGTAAAATTATTCGTCACGTGCTGGCGCGTCATGAGCAGGGCGCGGGGTTTATTGCACAGGGAATGGCGCGCACCGAAGGCAAGCCTGCTGTCTGCATCGCCTGTAGCGGTCCGGGCGCCACTAACCTTGTCACTGCCATCGCCGATGCGCGTCTCGACTCTATTCCACTGGTTTGCATCACCGGGCAGGTTCCCGCCTCAATGATTGGCACCGACGCTTTCCAGGAAGTCGATACCTACGGCATCTCTATCCCCATCACTAAACACAATTATCTGGTGCGCACTATTGCCGAACTGCCGCAGGTGATCAGTGACGCGTTCCGCATCGCGCAGTCCGGGCGTCCGGGGCCGGTGTGGATAGACATTCCTAAGGATGTGCAGACCGCTGAAATCGAGCTTAGCGAACTGCCGGAGCCGGGCGGGCGCGCGCCCGCGCCAGCTTTTGAAACGCAGAGTATTCTGGCGGCGGCGGCAATGATTAACGCTGCCGCGCGTCCGGTACTCTATCTGGGCGGCGGGACGATTAACGCCTCAGAACAGGTGCGTCAGCTGGCGGAAAAGGCGAATCTGCCGACCACCATGACGCTGCTGGCGCTGGGAATGCTGCCGAAAGCACATCCGCTTTCGCTGGGCATGTTAGGCATGCATGGCGCGCGCAGCACCAATTTTATTTTGCAGGAGTCCGATCTGCTGATTGTACTCGGCGCGCGTTTTGATGACCGGGCGATTGGTAAAACCGCCGAGTTCTGCCCGAACGCAAAAATTATCCATGTGGATATCGACCGCGCCGAGCTGGGGAAAATCAAACAGCCGCACGTGGCGATTCAGGCGGACGTGGCCGAGGTGCTGGACGCGCTGATCCCGCATATTGAGAGGCAGCCGCGTGAAGCATGGCGCACGCTGGTGGCGGATTTACAGCGCGAATTTCCCGGTGCGATCCCCCAGGCGGGTGACCCGCTCAGCCATTACGGGCTGATTAACGCCGTTGCCGCCTGCGTGAACGATAGCGCGATTGTGACCACCGATGTGGGCCAGCACCAGATGTGGACCGCGCAGGCCTATCCGCTGAACCGTCCGCGTCAGTGGCTGACGTCAGGCGGCCTGGGAACGATGGGTTTTGGTCTGCCTGCGGCGGTTGGCGCAGCGCTGGCGAACCCTGACCGTAAGATACTGTGCTTTTCCGGCGACGGCAGCCTGATGATGAATATTCAGGAGATGGCGACCGCTGCCGAAAATAACCTGGACGTAAAAATCATTTTGATGAACAACGATGCGCTGGGGATGGTGCATCAGCAGCAGAGCCTGTTCTACAAGCAGGGTGTTTTTGCCGCCACTTATCCGGGGAGTGTGAATTTCATGCAGATTGCGGCCGGCTTTGGCCTGCAAACCTGCGACTTAAACGCTGAAAGCGATCCGCAGGCGGCATTGCAGGCGATGATTTCGCGTCCTGGCCCGGCACTCATTCATGTCCGTATCGATGCGGGTGAAAAAGTGTATCCTATGGTTCCGCCAGGTGCGGCGAATACTGAAATGGTGGGGGAATAA
- the ilvN gene encoding acetolactate synthase small subunit: protein MQQPTHDNVILELTVRNHPGVMTHVCGLFARRAFNVEGILCLPLQNSDLSRIWLLVNDDSRLEQMISQVDKLEDVVKISRSQSDPTMFTKIAVFFE from the coding sequence ATGCAACAACCGACTCATGATAACGTTATTCTTGAACTCACCGTGCGTAACCATCCCGGTGTCATGACTCACGTCTGCGGCCTGTTTGCCCGCCGTGCATTCAACGTAGAAGGCATCCTGTGCCTACCGCTACAGAACAGCGATCTCAGCCGCATCTGGCTGCTGGTCAATGACGACTCGCGGCTGGAGCAGATGATAAGCCAGGTTGATAAACTGGAAGATGTGGTCAAAATCAGCCGCAGTCAGTCCGATCCGACCATGTTTACTAAGATTGCTGTCTTTTTTGAGTGA
- a CDS encoding glycosyltransferase family 52, which produces MEIVEHFFIVCSPLQLRIVSQIKARYANARFHVIYLKTKVELKPYIYEVIERDFDSGLVANMDYGFINMLKIKQFLKHKNIRYVYMANISHLSVQYILKMLPKDVGIRTFDDGILSINSVGYLDRQIKLRKGISRKLTRVWLGKSYGIKEIADKSELHYSIVKNENKNMNVNCEVVYIDILADQSPASEIESATLSRKGEINIFVGSKFKDILSQKNDDNLAALMNKIKSIAAPAKSFIYLRHPREKSSQLFGMKEIVLNSISEDYICQLSSTYQRVNVYGFASTCQLNVMKLDNVHLTLLKTALIRPDIRDSFALFSDSDKVTVYDLDNADASVIQEPALSLS; this is translated from the coding sequence ATGGAAATTGTTGAACATTTTTTTATCGTTTGCTCTCCACTCCAGCTTAGAATTGTATCACAAATTAAAGCACGATATGCTAATGCGCGCTTTCATGTGATCTACCTCAAAACTAAAGTAGAGCTAAAACCATATATATATGAGGTGATAGAGCGGGATTTTGATTCCGGCTTAGTTGCCAATATGGATTATGGCTTTATCAATATGCTTAAAATTAAACAATTTCTTAAGCATAAAAATATTCGTTATGTATACATGGCTAATATTAGTCATCTTTCAGTACAGTATATCTTAAAGATGCTGCCTAAAGATGTCGGTATCAGAACATTTGATGACGGTATTTTAAGCATAAACTCGGTAGGCTATCTCGACAGGCAAATAAAATTACGCAAAGGAATTAGTCGTAAGTTAACCAGAGTGTGGCTGGGTAAGTCCTATGGTATCAAAGAGATAGCTGACAAAAGCGAACTGCATTATTCGATCGTGAAAAATGAAAATAAGAATATGAATGTAAACTGTGAAGTGGTTTACATTGATATTCTTGCAGATCAATCGCCAGCCTCAGAAATTGAAAGCGCGACGCTCAGCAGGAAGGGTGAAATTAATATTTTCGTCGGTTCCAAGTTTAAGGACATTCTGTCACAAAAGAATGATGACAACCTTGCGGCGTTGATGAACAAAATAAAATCTATTGCTGCCCCCGCGAAATCCTTTATTTATCTAAGACATCCGCGTGAAAAAAGTAGTCAGCTATTTGGCATGAAAGAAATCGTGCTGAATTCGATTTCTGAAGACTATATTTGCCAGCTGTCCTCGACGTATCAGAGGGTAAACGTTTATGGTTTCGCCAGCACGTGTCAGCTTAACGTAATGAAATTAGATAACGTTCATCTTACGTTGCTGAAGACTGCCCTTATCCGGCCGGATATTCGCGATTCGTTTGCCTTGTTCTCGGATAGCGACAAAGTCACCGTTTACGATCTGGATAACGCCGATGCCAGCGTCATTCAGGAACCTGCTCTTAGCCTCTCCTGA
- a CDS encoding DeoR family transcriptional regulator — METKQKERIRRLMELLKKTDRIHLKDAARMLEVSVMTIRRDFSQEDSEPLPLTLLGGYIVMVNKPAQSAPLSPKPAPYHQDDMPVAILAAGLVSENDVVFFDNGPEMPLVISMIPDEITFTGICYSHRVFIALNAKPHATVILCGGTYRAKSDAFYDTNNPSPLDCLNPRKVFISASGVHEHFGVTWFNPDDLATKRKAMEHGLRKILLARHALFDEVAPASMGPLSAFDVLISDRALPVDYATHCRNGFVKVITPESESE, encoded by the coding sequence ATGGAGACCAAACAAAAAGAACGTATTCGCCGCCTGATGGAATTGCTCAAGAAAACCGATCGCATCCATCTTAAGGATGCGGCGCGAATGCTTGAAGTCTCCGTCATGACCATCCGTCGTGATTTCAGCCAGGAGGACAGCGAACCGCTGCCGCTGACGCTGCTGGGCGGCTATATCGTGATGGTCAATAAGCCGGCTCAGTCTGCCCCTCTGTCGCCGAAACCGGCACCCTATCACCAGGATGACATGCCGGTGGCTATCCTGGCTGCCGGACTGGTCAGCGAAAATGATGTCGTCTTTTTTGATAATGGTCCGGAAATGCCACTGGTCATCAGTATGATCCCCGATGAGATCACGTTTACCGGCATTTGCTATTCGCATCGGGTTTTTATCGCCCTGAATGCGAAGCCCCATGCCACGGTCATTCTCTGCGGCGGCACCTATCGGGCAAAAAGCGATGCGTTCTATGACACCAATAATCCCTCCCCGCTGGATTGCCTGAATCCGCGGAAAGTGTTTATTTCCGCCAGCGGCGTACATGAACATTTTGGTGTTACCTGGTTTAATCCGGACGATCTCGCGACCAAACGTAAAGCGATGGAGCACGGCCTGCGCAAGATTCTGCTGGCACGCCACGCATTATTTGACGAGGTTGCGCCCGCCAGCATGGGTCCGCTGTCGGCGTTTGACGTCCTGATTAGCGACCGCGCATTGCCCGTAGATTACGCGACGCATTGTCGCAACGGTTTTGTGAAGGTGATTACCCCGGAATCGGAGAGTGAGTGA